In one window of Methanolobus mangrovi DNA:
- a CDS encoding PGF-pre-PGF domain-containing protein yields MKNNFISGSFRILQFAIFLGLIILPASAADSVVFFPSAAEVSTHTGESISFSTSSVNSSDVTWLLDGVMVQKDLSCTSSVYLVSKNEAEAYNLTVIVDDGTNVLTNEWFLEVIPDFDVTFSPDSEFITSRLDREPEFSVNVSEGSDILWYLDDELINTYANENDSSYIPSVSETENYSIKVHISNDNGSVWNQWYWTATATPSQIISGSSSGGTSSGSVFSAEDYSNVKAKYVSMQVVNKGAVTKFSFPDEKNPFDYLEFKSTVNSGYVKTTLEVLNNRSSSVSKNPDNAVYCYSNIILSNTVLESKMDDTRIIFHVDKGWIDENRIDVDSIRLNLYSNSDWKSFPVKVVNENDGNVSFVSTTSGFGNFAITGKANETLEDDIVVVDMGGSTMSDPSGRKSDDSGNRNNSNSENEDVLGSVLRSMKELFIKRNPVNN; encoded by the coding sequence TTGAAGAATAACTTTATTTCAGGTTCCTTTCGCATCTTACAGTTTGCTATTTTTCTTGGATTGATCATACTTCCGGCTTCTGCAGCAGACAGCGTAGTCTTTTTCCCCTCGGCTGCAGAAGTATCCACACATACCGGTGAATCAATCAGCTTTTCCACATCTTCTGTCAACTCATCAGATGTAACCTGGTTGCTTGATGGTGTGATGGTGCAAAAAGACCTTTCATGTACATCTTCAGTATATCTCGTTTCTAAGAATGAGGCTGAAGCTTACAATCTGACAGTCATTGTTGATGATGGGACTAACGTTTTAACCAACGAATGGTTTCTGGAAGTAATTCCTGATTTTGATGTAACATTCTCGCCTGATTCAGAGTTTATAACTTCAAGGCTTGACCGTGAGCCGGAATTCTCTGTGAATGTAAGTGAAGGGTCAGATATTCTCTGGTACCTGGATGATGAATTGATCAATACTTACGCCAATGAAAATGATTCAAGCTACATACCATCTGTTTCCGAAACAGAGAATTATAGTATCAAAGTCCATATTTCCAACGACAATGGCAGTGTATGGAATCAATGGTATTGGACAGCCACAGCAACTCCTTCACAGATAATATCGGGCAGTAGCAGTGGTGGAACTTCTTCAGGTTCAGTGTTCTCAGCTGAAGATTACAGCAATGTCAAAGCTAAATATGTCAGCATGCAGGTAGTCAATAAGGGTGCAGTTACAAAATTTTCATTCCCTGACGAGAAAAACCCATTTGATTATCTTGAGTTTAAGTCAACTGTGAATTCCGGCTATGTTAAGACTACTCTGGAAGTCCTGAATAACAGGTCATCATCTGTGTCAAAGAACCCTGATAATGCTGTCTATTGCTATTCTAACATAATTCTCAGCAATACTGTTCTGGAAAGCAAAATGGATGATACTCGTATTATCTTCCATGTAGATAAGGGATGGATAGATGAGAACAGGATTGATGTTGATTCTATACGGCTGAACCTGTACAGTAACTCTGACTGGAAATCATTCCCTGTCAAAGTGGTAAATGAAAACGATGGTAATGTTTCTTTTGTTTCGACAACAAGCGGATTTGGTAATTTCGCTATAACCGGAAAAGCCAATGAAACACTTGAAGATGACATCGTTGTTGTGGATATGGGGGGCAGCACCATGTCAGATCCTTCTGGCAGGAAATCGGATGATTCGGGAAATAGAAACAATTCTAACTCTGAAAATGAAGATGTTCTAGGATCAGTCCTGAGATCCATGAAGGAACTATTTATAAAAAGAAACCCTGTAAATAATTAA